Below is a window of Mobula hypostoma chromosome X2, sMobHyp1.1, whole genome shotgun sequence DNA.
gGATGAtgcattgatcagttgaggacaGCAGAGTCAGTTGTcagagaagaaagatgtccagagctgtcagaactgcttcctgcagtcccagagtcaactcctacaaccaccatggaggaggccccaaacctgagattgtttcacacacatatatatatatgtgtgtgtgtgtctaagtagagatgcattctatattgagttggagtttatagctaagcagggaggagtgttgtgtatttaatatttcagtaatatttgaataatattgtaagtatattatttgattaagcattctttgtttaaataattaattatgggttatatgtaaaagtacgtgcaTGGAATGTGTCATTGCGCCACCACATCATACGTACGCATCTCGCTAAAAGTAAAGCTAAGTACATACTTGAGTTATCCCAGCTCTgcatttcctttcaattagtttttgttttggagttacaaaacataatatttAACTCATAAGATCTCCAGTTATCAATACTTAATAAGGGAATATTTATAAATGCTTCATAAGTGGCAGAAtataattttcattttatttcatttttattgaaTTTGCTGATCTGCATTATGAATTCTATGGGTACAATATCATCATCTTACTGTGCTTATGAAGACTCTTTGTAGAGGAACTCAGTGATAAAGAGAACCTCTCCTTTGCCCTTCCTTCCTCAACAATTCCAAGTCTAGTGCAGCATGGACTCAGTGTAGAGAAAATAtcttattttaaacatttctgcaTTATATGCTTGTCTgatatgctgctggcatttaggacagcaatgaaaatccttcatctctttttttccttggccaatcagatgtagaaggattcttcattgatattactattactatttttttaccagtcagggttgttagccttgagttgaatccctgaacctggaggactggtggaccactcttagtctggcctctatcttTTGATCAGTTTAGCATGGCtcaccccaccaagagccaaataATAGAGCCACCATAGTTCTCTGGCTCATTGAGGCCTGCAagtctccaaaccatgacaaggttgtgtcCTTCTTGGAGGATTTCCACATTACTCAGCCCACAGTCCTACATCAATGAATTGTTCACACTTCGGTGATTCCTGTAGTTCCCAGTTCCAATCACTTTTGTTGCTTTGCTAAGAATCAACATCTTGTTACCAACGGTGTTGAATTCTTTATATGTGTCAATGATTCAGGAGCTGGATTATGATTGCTTAAATGTACCTTTGTTGGAGTACTTTAGTGCACTTGCTAAATTACCAAGTTCATACAAGGAAGTCTGGACTGATGAGTCAGAGAAATTAATTTGAAACCCTTCGATGGCAGctgggaaatttaaattcaaatatttAAAACAGACTAGAATAAAAATATTACTTTTAGCAAAAGTAAATTACTGGATTGAAAAAAAGCCATTTGGTTCACTAATCATTAAGTTTGAATCTTTACCTAAAAACATGTGACTCCAGATCCAACACTGTCCTCTGTAATGGCCAAAGGAGCAATGAGGGTGTGACATAAATGCTGTTTTTTCTGGCCCAGTGAATTAATTAATAAAACAATTAGACAAAGGTAAGACGCTTGTCCCAATAGGCGATTTGAGAGCTGTGCTCACCAGTGCTGaatcaccattgagcacaccagTGTCCAATGCTGAATTCAGTGCTAGTTGTAAAGCAGTGGTGTCCTTCCCAGGTGGGGATTTAAGGCAGCTCCTCAACTGTCAGTTGAGTTCCAGTTACCGGTCCTATGTATACTTGGGATTCTCTCATTTGAATAATAATTGAGATGGAACTTCAAGATAGCGAGTGATTAGAATGCATTAAGACAGTTCATTGAAGATACTGGTATTTAAATGTTCTGCTGTACTGGGGGATTAACGGGAAATTGGTTACATTACGAAGTAATAATGAACAAATGATGCACAGAGACGTTAGAGCGTTACCATGACATTATTTGATATTTAAATTCAGTCTTAATTAAATTGGAATGTAGGGATAGTTTTATTTGTGGTGTTTATGAAACCACAGGATTGTTGAAAACCCTACAACCATAATGGAAGGAAGAAGATTGTCCTTAATTGGGCTGAGAATTTGGACCCACAGTAATGTGATTAACTTCTACCGCTTTCTAAAATTGTTAAAAGGCCATTCGTTTCAGTATAGCCAATGAATATATTTTTGTTTCCAGCAATTCCCATGGTTTCAGACATAAATTTTAAATACTTTACCTTGCCTCAATTGTTCTTTCCTCTCCAGATGATATGCGTGCGCTTCTAGTGTTTCAACTTGGGAGTTATTAATTTATCTATAAATAAGCTACTAACACTATCAATCTTATCAATTATAAACAGATTCTCTGATAAGTTAGCTCATGTGCTCAGCCAATGCTCTCTTTCCAGAAAGGTCATTTGAATAAGTATGGAATGGGAAATTGGGCTGATTTTCCAATTCCAAGCCTATGATGCAAGTTCCCTTGGACTGCCTATTGATTTGTGTTCCTTTTAATGGCCAGCACTAAACTTTGAAGCGCCTGCACAGGGAGCTGAAATCAGTGTGTATGTCAAAGTGTTGTGTTTGAATCAGGTCCACTTGCTCATGCTGCTTTAGGGATTGGCCAAGACATTTGTAGCATCTGTGAATATCATCTGCTGACTTGGACAAAGTaggggaggaggtgggtggggaaggaagaCTGGAAACTCGGGTTGGGAAAGAGCAAGGAACAAATCCGCCACCCACATACAATATTATGGTACAACAGTGATTTGTGCCATTAGATCTGTTTTGCAGTCTGCTGCTTAACACCCACCTGTCTGCTAAATCCAATTGGATTTTGCAGTAATCTACAAACCAAAGATGTTTAATATTTGCATTTTTATCTTCAATTTCTGACAAGTTTGCCTACAGATAAGTAAAAGCCTTTCTTgaaaacagctttttttttgctgtgataACTGTTTTAAAAGCTTGTTTccatccctctctttttctcgtTTAATGAAGGGTGATAAGGAAGAGACCTGCGTGAAGCATGAGGAGGAAGATATCCTTGACATCCCCTTGGATGACGAAGAGGCTAATGCAGCCGCTGCAAAGATCCAGGCTAGCTTCCGCGGCCACATGACCAGGAAGAAGCTCAAgggtggagagaaggaagattcCGAGCAGAAAGCAGATGGCACAAGGGATTGCGAGGAGGAAGCTCCTGCGGATGGGCCTGACGAGACCAGTGCGAATGCTGGAGACTCAGGAGCAGCTGACGCAGTCAAGGAAGAGAAAGGTCAAAATGGAGCTACTGAAGAGGCAAAGGAAGGGGCGTCTGTTAATGGGGATCAAGCAGAGACAGGTAAGAACTCATTCTGTTTAATGGCTTCACCTTCAGACATAGCGGATTTCTCCAGTATCCTTCTTCAACCCCTCTACCTTGCACCTCTTTCTCTTACTTCAAAGTTCTCACTGATCCTAATGCAAAgaaaaactgcacaaaaatcTGCAgttaatatataataataaaaataatatgaacaataataaaaactggaaaatataaactgaaaacagaaaatgcagcagatacttaacaggtcaggcagcatccgtggagaaatGTGGATGCCTGAAAGTTCAATGGCTCGAAATGGTAACTTGTATTTTTTCTTCCTAAAACCTGATGTTTtcttctttgttttctgtcactgCGAATCACTGTAGGACATTGCTGTTGGCCCCCAATTTACCCGATAAGCAGAGAATAGCTAAAAGTATCATTACAGTTTCAAAGAAggatttttcaaattttttttagtcaggaTGGATTCACTATTGTAAAGCTATGGCTGTTTACATTGGTGAAAAAAAGATTAGAACTTTTTACTTATCTaccttctttcacttcttttgcaAAATTTTATAGTAAATGACACACGTtggaaatgaatcagaatcagaatcaggtttattatcacctgcatgtgcCGTGAtacttgttaactttgcagcaacggttcaatgcaatacatgataatatagaaaataattaaattacagtaaatatatatatatatctctatactactatatatatatatatctctatatattactaaaactctcatgctctgtttgtctgtttgtcacctccaattagcgcaaacggtgtattacagcagcactttttttggctaaatcaacttaaaatgcgctaacttacagaatgcaggcaaagttcagggttatatattcgtataaaattgctcactcgccaAAATCAGCAACCCCGCTTTCACCCGAGAGCcgatgtcagccatgatggaaaccgCAACGTGACACCACGACGCATGTGCACGGACAGCCTCAGAAGTGACTCATGATGCTCACGGAAGCAACACcaactggagcaaaagggcagaacagctctatttcgagcggtcacattctgctaatctccatcagcatgtgcaggattgagacagatcaaactgagacccatcaataagagataattaaatcttattgcaatgacgtacttcgagacactcATCAAAccttttgctgcagtcaaaggacagcggtgactatatcacgtccattcaggagagcaccaaccacatcatcaagaataatcagcatcctgaaggctttggtgttactgcttcgtatcttctatccagcgttagggtaaaaaaaatatgGTCGGCCTAATTATGctgtgtggaaagagaagggggacattatggtcaagaggtgacgccaaacgtcgtcggaaagcggcaaggagagggagagaacaagaatcagatgaggccagggccgctcgactccaggatcaaagagtcaggacaaaaaagatgagagaagaaaagacagaggaggagaggtatgcacatctccaaaatgacaacaactggcatagaaggaggagagacaaagagacaaaggagctgagaaatgaaagtctccaggatcagagacaaacaacaaacagcagaagagatgaagagacaggggatgaaaTGGCTGCACgtttccagaatgacaaaaacaggcacagaaggaagagagaggaagagacaaaggagctgagaaatgcacgtctccaggatcagagacaaagaacaaacagctgaagagatgaagagacgggggatgaaagggcagCATgtctccatacacacacacacacacacaccacacacacacacacacacacacacacacacacacccacccacccacccacacacacacacacacacacacacacacacacacacacacacacacacacacacatatatatgaatattgaatagattaaagtaagtgcaaaacagaaattatatatataaactaaaagaaaaaatgtagtcaggtcgtgttcatgggttcaatgtccattaggaatcatatggcagaggggaagaagctgttcctgaataactgagtgtgtgccttcagacttctatacccccttcctgatggtaacaatgagaaggggtcatgtcctgggtggtgggggtccttaataatgggcgccacctttctgaggcatcactccttgaagatcaattgggtactatggaggctagtacccatgatggagctgactaattttacaactttctgtagcttctttcggtcctgtgcagtagtcccaccccacat
It encodes the following:
- the LOC134340842 gene encoding neuromodulin-like — encoded protein: MDCCSGDKEETCVKHEEEDILDIPLDDEEANAAAAKIQASFRGHMTRKKLKGGEKEDSEQKADGTRDCEEEAPADGPDETSANAGDSGAADAVKEEKGQNGATEEAKEGASVNGDQAETAPEDGGKASEEVEGETEASAPEQ